In the Carboxydothermus hydrogenoformans Z-2901 genome, CAGGAACACCGAATTTTGGTAGAGGCGCTTAGGCTTTTAAGTGAAAACCGCTTATTGGTAGAAGGACGGCGGGTAAGAATCTTGCCGGACGGGGGTGAAGGACATGGGAAGTAAGCGGGCTTTAATTTCCGTTTACGATAAAAAGGGTATAGTGGAATTTGCCGGGAAATTAGTAGATTTAGGCTTTGAAATAATTTCTACCGGGGGAAGTTATAAAGTTTTAAAAGAGGCCGGTATCCCGGTTACGTATATAAGTGATATTACCGGTTTTCCGGAAATTTTAGAAGGACGGGTAAAGACTTTGCATCCGGCAATTCACGGGGGTATCCTGGCCAAAAGAACGGAGGAGCATTTAAAGGAAATTTCAGCCCAGGGTATAAAGCCTATTGATTTGGTGATAGTAAACCTGTATCCATTCCGGGAAACGGTAGCGCGGGGAGCTGATCGTGACGAAATCATTGAAAATATTGACATAGGTGGCCCCACTTTAATCCGGGCAGCAGCCAAAAACCACCGGTACGTTACGGTGGTGGTCGATCCGGAAGATTATGCGGAAGTGGCCGAACATCTGAAAAAGGGAGAGGTGCCGCCTGAGGTCAGGGAAAGGTTAGCTTTAAAAGCGTTCCGCCATACTGCCAGTTACGACATTGCTATTGCCAATTATTTTGCGGGAAGGTTAGAGGATGGTGGTTTTCGGAAAAAATTATATATTGAAGCGGAACAGGTGGAAATGCTGCGGTACGGAGAAAATCCCCACCAGCGGGGAGCGGTTTACCGGGTGGAGGGGACTTTTGGACTGGTTGATGCGGAAATTTTAAACGGTAAAGCCATGAGCTTTAATAATTACCTTGATGCCGATGCAGCGTACCGGTTAATCTGGGAGTTTCGTGAGCCGGCGGCAGCCATAATCAAGCACACCGTACCCTGCGGTGTGGCTACCGGGGAAAATTTAAAGGAAGCTTACGAAAAAGCGTATGCCGGTGATCCGGTGTCGGCTTACGGGGGAATTGTTGCTTTTAACGGTGCGGTTGATGAAAAGGTGGCTGAGCTTTTGGTTCAGCATTTTTACGAGGTAATAATTGCTCCGGACTTTTCCGATGAAGCCTTAAAAATCTTGCGGGAAAAGAAGAATTTACGGGTTATAAAGGCAAAACCGCTTGCTTTAGAGGAACTTAATTTAAGGCAAATTAGCGGAGGACTGTTGCTTCAGGAAAATGATGGGAAGCTTTATGAAGAATTAAAGGTGGTAGCGGGTAATGATTTAACCGAAGGGCAAAGGGAAGATATAGTTTTTGGTTTAAAAGTAGTGAAATACGTTAAATCCAATGCCATAGCTGTGGTAAAGGACGGGATGCTTTTAGGAGCTGGCGGTGGGCAGACCAGCCGGATTGATGCGGTAAAAATTGCATTAAATAAAGCCGGGGAAAGAGCCCGGGGAGCGGTGGTGGTTTCCGATGCCTTCTTCCCCTTTGCCGATTCCATCGAGGAACTGGCCAAAGCGGGGGTTTCGGTGGTAGTAGAGCCGGGAGGAGCGGTGCGCGACCGGGAAGTAATCGAAGAAGCGGCAAAAAGAAATGTAACTCTCGTTTTTACGGGAGTAAGGCATTTCTTACATTAGGAGGGTTAGTGGATGAAGGTTCTGGTAGTGGGAAGTGGCGGCCGGGAGCATGCTATAGTAAAAAAACTTAAGGAAAGTCCAAAAGTTACGGAGGTATTGGCCGCTCCGGGTAATGCCGGCATTGCCCGGGAGGCTCGGGTGGTGCCGGTGGAAGTGGATAACCTGTCCGGGCTTTTGGAAATTGCCCTGCGGGAGAAAGTGGATTTAACGGTGGTGGGACCCGAGCTTCCCTTAACCCTGGGGATTGTCGATTATTTTAACGAACATGGTCTTTTAGTCTTTGGCCCAGGCCGGGATGCGGCCCAAATTGAGGGCAGTAAAAGTTTTGCCAAGGAACTGATGCGGGAAAACGGTATTCCTACGGCTTTTTATGAAACTTTTACCGATTATAACGAAGCCAGGGAGTACGTTTACCGGAAAGGGGTGCCGATAGTCATTAAAGCCGACGGCCTGGCGGCGGGTAAAGGGGTTTACGTTTGCCAGGAGTTGGAGGAAGCGATAAAAGCTTTAAACGATATTTTCGTTAAGCGGATTTTTGGGGCTGCGGGAAATAAAGTGGTCATTGAAGAATATCTCGAGGGGCAAGAGGTTAGCGTCCTCGCTTTTACCGATGGGGAAACGGTGGTGCAAATGGTGCCGGCACAGGACCATAAAAGGGTGTTTAACAACGACCAGGGACCCAATACCGGGGGAATGGGAGCCTATGCCCCGGCTCCCGTATATACTCCGGAAATTGCCGAAAGGGTCCAGCGGGAAATCCTGCTGCCCACATTAAAGGGGCTTAAAGGGAAAGGAATAACCTACCGGGGAGTTTTGTATGCGGGGCTTATCTTAACCCGGGAGGGGCCAAAAGTTTTGGAGTTTAATGCCCGCTTTGGTGATCCCGAAACCCAGGTTATCCTGCCCCTGTTAAAAACCGATTTGGTAGAGATTATGCTGGCGGTGGTGGAAAAAAGGCTTTCCGAGATAAACATCGAATTTCTGCCCAAGGCCTGTGCCACGGTAGTATTGGCCTCCGGCGGGTATCCCGGAAAATACGAAACCGGCAAAGTTATCCATGGTCTTGACCGGTTACCGCCGGGGGTGGTGGCGTATCATGCCGGAACCGCTTTCAATGGGGATGATATTGTTACCGCCGGTGGCCGGGTATTAAATATAACGGCGGTAGGGGATACCCTCAAGGCGGCCGTAGAACTTGCCTATGAAGGAGTTAAGGCCGTATCCTTTGAAGGGATGCACTACCGCACCGATATTGGCCAAAAAGCTTTGAAATTACAATAGGGCTGTTATTCAATTCGATAAGTACTTACTTCTTCCGAAGCCATAGGTATAACCTCTATGGCTTCTTTATTTTTCGGATTATTTATCCTGTAAAAAGTTACAGTAACTTTCTGCTCCTTGGGGCAATCGGCATAGCGGGCGGTTATCCGGGCTGCTGTTTTAAGCGCTACATAGGAAATATCATTTCCGGTTAACACTGCCAGGGGACCCTTAAAATTTTGCACCCGCATTAAAATGTCACTATCTTTAGCCGATGCTTTTAAAGCTTCGTTTTCCTCGTGGTTGCGGCCGACTATGAGTTTTGCTCCGTGACTTAGCCTAAACTGGCGGCCGATATTTAGCCTTTTGATTTCTCTTAAATCGTACTGACCGTGGTTGATTAAATCCTTCAGCTTTTTTCCGTATTCCACCTGGGTTAAAAGGCAACCCCCGGCTGGGGAAGGATAATTTTGGATTCCCAGTTCTCTGGCTAAAGCCATCTGGGGCTTGCGGTTACGGCCGGAAAAATCCAAAAGTTTTTCCCGGTCGATTATCCCCAAGCGTTCCGGCAAAGTGGGGGGAAGGTTTTTGGCGGTAAGCGGCCGTACCAAGATATCTTCTACTCCCGCTTCTCTTGCGGTTTGTTGCATCGAGTGGCGCATCTGGGATTTTGGCCTTTGACCCAGCACTTCACCGCTTATTAAAAAAGAAGCGTTGTATTTGGGCAAAAGTTCTTTGGCTTTTTTTAACATGAAGGCCCGGCAGTCAATGCACGGGTTCATCGCTTTTCCGTAACCGTATTTTGGTTTTAAAATTATTTCCAAATAATCGTCGCCCAGCGGTTCTAAAATTAGCGGTACTCCCAATTCTTTGGCTTTCTCTTTGATATATTCGGTTTTTACTTCTGAAACGAAAGGATTTATAAAATGAAGAGCGGTAACATCGGCACCGGCTCTTTGGGAAACTTTTATAGCCAGAATACTGTCAAGACCGCCGGAAAAGAGAGCTAAGGCTCGATTGTTCATGGTCAAAGCCTCCTTTAAAAACTTCATTTAATAATATACCGTAGTTTTTCTTGAAAAAAAAGAGCGGCTTAATTTAAAGTAGAGCCGCTCTTTTTAAGGACGCCTTCTTTTGTCAAAAACAATCCGGTAATTAGCTAATTCCTGGTCAGTAGCTTTTAAAACATTAACCCGTTTTACTACGGAATCGTTCCAAATCCTTACCGAAACTGAGGCCTCAGGAGTATCGGCATAGCGGGCGGTGACTTTGGCTGCAAGGTAAAAATCGTCTTCCGTTGGATTGCCTTGAATTAAAGTAGTTGGTCCGGTAAAACCTTCTACCTTGGCGAGGAATTCTCCGGGTTTTTTAAAATACGAAATCAATTCGTTTTCCTGGGCATTTCTTCCCACGATAATTTTGGCGGTGGGGGAAAGGCGAAAATGACGCCCAAATTTTAAACGATCAATATCTTCTACCGTTAGCTTACCGTTGTAACGAATTAAATCCTGCACTTTGCCGGCAAATTCTTTTTTGGTTAAAAGGCATCCTCCCGAGGGGCAGGGATAATCGTTTATCCCAAAACTTGCGGCAAGTTCCATCTGGGTTTTCCGGGAGCGACCGGAAATAGCTAAAAGTTTATCCCGGGAAACGTATCCTTCTTGCTCGGCAATCGTTGGGGGAAAGTGCAGGGCCGAAAGGGGCCGGAGAACCAAACCCTTAATTCCCGCTTCCCGGTCGATTAAATTTATCGCATCCCGTCGCTGCGAATTAGGCCGCTGCCCTAAAACCTCGCCGGTAATCATAAATTTGGCGCCGATTTCTTCCATAAGTTTCTTTGCTTTTTTAAATTTGAAGATCCGGCAGTCAATGCAAGGATTTAAAGCGCTGCCGTAGCCGTGGGGTGGGTTTTCCACGATTCTTAAATATTCTTCACCGCAGTTTTGCACATGAAGCTTTATACCTAAATCGGCTGCGAGTTTAGCGGTGGAAGCACATCCCTGGCCTTTAGCTAAACAACGGCAAAAAGGGCTGGTAAAATTAACCGCTTCTACTTCTACACCTTGTTCCAGAATAAGCTTTATGGCTAAAGTGCTGTCAAGGCCTCCCGAAAAGAGTGCCAGAGCCTTCACCATTTTATTCACCTCCCTAAACGCTTCCTTTAGGGACGGTTCTGTCCGAGTGCTATTATTACGTATAATAGGAATAGCACGTTCTAAGAACCGTCCCTCTAAGGTGTGTTGATTACTGACTGTAGTACAAGAAAAGTATAACGAAAAAGTTAACAGAAGACAACCGAAAATTGTTGACAAGAATATTTTAGTATATTAAAGTATTAAAATAAGAAAAGTTGCGGGGGGGTTCTATGTTTAAGTATGAGGGAAAATTACGGGACCCGGCGTTTGACAGTTTGTTTGAGGCAATACTTGCCCTGAAAAATATTGATGAATGTTATGCTTTTTTTGAAGATATCTGCACTATTGCGGAATTAAAAGCTTTGGCCCAGCGCTGGGAAGTGGCGAAAATGCTGGATGAGGGAAGAACCTATCAGGAAATTGTCCAAAAAACCGGAGCAAGTACCGCTACCATTAGCCGGGTTAAAAGATATTTAAATTACGGCGCTTCCGGTTACCGGCTGATGCTTAAACGCTTAAAGGAAGAAGGGAAATTATGAGGGAAAACTTTAAGGAACTACCAATGGGAGTAAGAGATTATCTACCCGGGGAAGCAGCGTTACGGAGATACCTGGAAAACTTGTTTGTAGAGCTGGTGGCCAAGGAAGGCTTTCAAGAGGTTATAACTCCTTCCTTTGAGTATTATGAAACTTTGCGGGAATCATCGGAGACCGATTTAATTAAATTTGTGGACCGTACGGGAGAGCTTTTGGCCCTCAGGGGAGATATGACCACCCCCATTGCCCGGGTGGTTTCTACCAAAATGAAGCATCGGGAGTTACCCCTTAAAATTTTTTATGCGGCAACGGTTTTTTCCGGGAATTTTTCCGGAAGAAACAAACTTAGAGAGTTTAAACAACTGGGGATTGAAGTGTTTGGGGATATTACTTCAAAATTAGAATCAGACTTAATAAAACTAATGGCTGTGTATTTGCGTAAAGCCAAGGTGAAAAACCTGGAAATTTCTCTGGGACATGTGGATATTTTAACGGGGCTTATTGAAGAATACGAACTTTTTAACCATTTTTCGGAAATAAAAAATGCTTTAAATCAAAAAGATTACGTAGCTTTGGAGGGAATTTTTGAGAGGGCGGGAAAAAGTCAAAGGGTCCGGGAAAGTCTGGTGGATTTTTTACAGCAGCGGGGAGGTAAAGCAATCCTAAGAAAGGCAAAGAAAATGTTAAGCCATCCGAAAGCCAAAAAAGCCTTAGAAGAACTGGAGGAGGTTACCGAATACCTAATTTCTGAGGGAGTAAGGGAATTAAAGCTGGATTTTTCTTTGGTCAGGGATTTAAACTATTACACCGGTTTGGTGTTTGAAGCTTACACCCCTTATTTAGGCTATCCTTTGGGGGGTGGAGGGCGTTACGATACCCTTTTAAAAAAATTTGGCTGGGATACACCGGCTTTTGGTTTTGCCCTGGGGTTGGAAAGAATTGTTGAAAGTATTGCCAATAGTATTGACAAATAATTTTTTTAACCTTATGATTTTAGTATATTAATAATTTAACACTTTAACAAAATAAAGTGAGGCTATAAAAATGAAAAATGGTTTAACTTTTGCCCTGCCTAAAGGGACATTATTTCCCGATACGGTGCGCCTTCTCTATAAAGCGGGTTTTTTAAAAAAGGAAGAGGTCCTTTTGGAAAGTCGAAAACTCGTAATTAAAGATGGCCCATATACTTTTATTATCTGCCGGCCGACCGATATCCCCACTTTTGTGGAGCATGGAGCGGCCGACCTGGGTATTGTGGGTAAGGATGTAATTGAAGAGCAGCGACGGGAAATTTTTGAACTTTTGGATTTAAAATACGGAAAATGCCATTTTGCCGTGGCGGCACCCAGGGATAACCCTAAAGTGCACGATTTGGGAAAGCTTACGGAAGTCAGGGCGGCCAGCAAATTTCCCGAAGTAACCCGACGGTTTTTTAAAGGTCTTGGGGTGCGGGCGGAGGTTATCAAAATGCACGGGAATGTAGAGCTGGCTCCGCTGGTGGGTCTTGCTGATGTAATTGTGGACCTGGTTTCTACCGGAAGAACTTTAAGGGAAAATAACTTAATTGAAATAACGAAGATAATGGATATAACCGCAAGGTTGGTTGCCAACCGGGTAGCCGCCAGGGTTTATGACCGGGAAATAAAAGCAATTGTAAAAAAGTTCAAGAATTTAGTTGGGGGCGAAAAAAATGAAGTTAATCTTAAATAAAGAAGAACTTTTAGATAAATATTCCCGGCGCAAAGCAGTGGAGGAAGATATAGAGCAACAGGTACGAAAAATTCTTAATGAAGTGGCAAGTTCGGGGGATGAAGCGTTAATCGAGTACGCCCGGGAGTTTGATGGTTTTAAGGGGGATTTAAGCAATCTTAAAGTAAGCGAAGAGGAAATAGATAAAGCTTACAGGGAAGTGGACGATGGGTTTTTAAATAGTCTTCGCAAAGCAATTCAAAGGGTTTTTGATTTTCACCAAAAGCAACTTCCCCGGAGCTGGTTTACCACGGAAGAAAACGGAAATATCCTGGGACAAATTTATACTCCCGTGGAGGTTGCCGGGATTTACGTACCGGGCGGTACTGCAGCCTATCCTTCGTCGGTGGTGATGAATGCCGTACCGGCAAAAGTTGCCGGGGTAAAAAGAATTGTGATGGTTTCGCCCCAAAAAGGCGAGCGGATGAATCCTTATGTTTTGGTTGCCGCCCGGGAAGCCGGGGTGACGGAAATTTACCGGGTTGGCGGAGCGCACGCCATAGCTGCCCTGGCTTTTGGCACCAAAACCATCCCCAGGGTAGATGTAATTACCGGACCGGGCAATATTTATGTGACCATCGCCAAAAAGCTCGTTTACGGCACGGTCAATATCGATATGCTGGCAGGCCCCAGTGAGGTGGTGGTTATCGCCGATAGCTCGGCAAAGCCCGAGTATCTTGCCGCGGATATGTTATCCCAGGCGGAACATGATTCCCTGGCTTCGGGGGTGGTTATTACCTGGGATGGGGAGCTGGCCCGAAAGACAGCGCAAAAAGTGGAGGAGTATTTAAAGCTCCTACCCCGCCGGGAGATAATTTTAAAAGCTTTGGAAAATTGCGGAGGAATTGTGGTGGTGGACGATGAAGAGGAAGCTTTACAGCTTGCCAACCAGCTGGCTCCGGAGCATTTGGAGTTAATGCTCCCCAATCCTTTCGGCTATTTAGCTAAAGTAAAAAATGCCGGAGCGGTTTTTTTGGGACAGTTTAGTCCTGAACCCATGGGGGATTATTTGGCCGGACCCAATCACGTTTTGCCCACTTCCGGAACTAGCCGCTTTTATTCGCCCCTGTCGGTGGATAATTTCTTAAAGAAAAGTAGCGTAATTTATTATTCCCAAGAAGGTTTTTTGGCCGATGCCAGGGATGTTATTAAACTTGCCGAAACGGAAGGGCTATTTGCCCACGCCCTTTCGGTGAAAGTGAGGATTTCCAATGAATAAGCCGAGATATTTTAAAGAAGCCTTTGCCCAGCTAAAGCCCTACGAACCTCATCTGGTTTCCTATGAAATTAAACTTGATGCCAATGAAAACCCGTATCTTTTTCCAAAAAGTTTACTGGAAGAAATCTTCTCCAAAATTGGGACAAGGGATTTTCCCCTTTATCCCGATCCCTTGGCTGGGAGGCTTCGTATTAGACTCTCGGAAAAGCTTGGGGTTTTGCCGGAAAATATAGTTTTAGGAAATGGTTCCGATGAGTTGATTCTTTGCCTTTATTTAGCCTTTGGGGGATACGGGAGGATTGCCTTAAGTTTTTCTCCTTCCTTTGTGATGTATCGACACCATGCTTTTGTAACCCAAACGGAATTTTTCGAAGTTTCGTACCGGGATGATTTTAGCCTTGATCTGGATGAAACGAAAAAAGCCATTGAAAAGTATCAACCCCATTTAGTGTTTCTGGCCAATCCCAATAACCCGACGGGAACCCTGGTGGATATAGAAACGATTAAAAAGCTTTTAGCTTACGACCATTTGCTGGTAGTGGATGAGGCGTACGTGGAATTTTCGGGAGTTTCGGCGATAGATTTATTAAAAAAATATCAAAACCTTGTTATTTTGCGGACCTTTTCCAAAGCCCGGGCTCTGGCCGGCTTAAGGTTGGGATATTTAGTTGCCAGCGTTGATGTGGTAAAGGAAATTATCAAGGTAAAAAATCCCTATAATGTAAATGTTTTTTCCCAGATTGCCGGGGAAGTGGTTTTGGCCAACGAAGAAGTTTTTCAAGGGGAAATTAAAGAAATCGTAGCCGAAAGGGAAAGGCTTTATAACCAGTTAGCTTCTTTGGGTTTAAAGCCGGTGAAAAGCCACGCTAATTTTATACTGGTGGAATTCGGGGAAAAGGCAAAAAAGATTCACCAGGAGTTAATTAACCACGGAATTTTAGTGCGGTACTTGGGAGGAGCCCTTGCTAATTATTTACGGATAACCGTTGGTACACCGGAAGAAAACCGGCAACTTTTAAAGAAACTGGGGGAAATCTTATGAGGCGGGCCGAGGTACAACGAACAACATTAGAAACCATGATTAATGTGGAGTTTACAATGGACGGAAACGGGGAGTTTTCCGGAACTTCAGGCCTTGGGTTTTTTGACCACATGCTCACCCTGTTTTGTAAATTTGGCGGGTTTAATTTAAATCTTTCCTGCCAGGGAGACCTGGAGGTAGATGACCACCACACGGTGGAAGATATTGGTCTGGTTTTGGGGGAAGCGTTTTCTAAAGCTTTAGGGGATAAAAAGGGAATTGCCCGCTTTGCCTCGGGTTTTTATCCGATGGATGAAGCATTAATGCTGATAGCGGTTGATATTTCCGGACGGCCGTATCTTGCCTTTGAAGCTGACTTTCCGCCGGTTTTGGCAGGAAAGTTTAACTACCAGATGGTAGAAGAGTTTTTACGCGGGTTTGTGCAAAAAGCCGGGATTACGTTGCATGTCCGGGAAATTTCGGGCAAAAACTTACACCATAAAGCCGAGGCAATTTTTAAAGGCTTGGGACGTACCTTAAAAGTTGCGGTTTCCGTCCAGGGGGATGAATTACCCTCAACCAAAGGAGTGATTTAGAAAGTGACGGTTGTGGTAGATTACGAAATGGGTAATCTTTTAAGTGTGACCAAGGCTTTAGAAGAACTGGGATATAAACCTTCCGTTACTTCGGATCCCAGGAAAATTTTGGAGGAGGATTTGGTGGTTTTACCCGGGGTTGGGGCGTTCAGGGATGCGGTGAGGAATTTAAAGGAAAAGGGGCTTTTTTTGGCTTTAAAAGAACGGGCTTCCTTAAACCGGCCAATCCTGGGGATTTGTCTGGGGATGCAGCTTTTTTTTACGAAAAGCTATGAAGATGGCGAGTATGAGGGTTTGGACCTTATTCCCGGGGAAGTGGTTCGTTTTCAAAAAGCTCCCAAAATTCCCCACATGGGGTGGAATAACTTGGTACCGGTAGACACGACCCATGAACTTTTTAAGAATTTACCGGATTATTATGTTTATTTTGTCCACTCCTACTATGCCCAGACCGACTCCAGGTATGTTTTAGCTTATACCGAATACGGGGAAAAGTTTCCGGCGGCGGTAAGGCGGGGCAGTATTATTGGCTTTCAGTTTCATCCGGAAAAAAGCGGACCGGTGGGAAGGCAGATACTTAAGAATTTGAGGGAGATGCTATGATTTTAATACCAGCAATAGATTTAATGGGGAAAAAAGTGGTGCGGCTTACGCAGGGGGAAAAAGAGCGGAAAACCGAATACCCGATTTCGCCCGTGGAGCTGGCCTTAAAGTATCAGGAAGCGGGAGCCAGGCTAATTCATGTCGTGGATTTGGATCGTGCTTTTACCGGGGAAAGTGAAAATTTTGAAGTCATTGCCGAAATTATTAAAAATGTTTCCATACCGGTACAGGTCGGTGGAGGCATAAGAGATATTGAAAGTTTTCGGGAGTTAATAGACTTAGGAGTTTCCCGGGTTATTGTAGGGACGATAGCGGTAACCAATCCGGAGCTTTTAGAGGAGATGCTTACCCTTGACCGGGATAAGGTTGCGGTCGGGATTGATGCCAAAAACGGCTGGGTAGCAATTAAAGGCTGGGTGGAAAGTTCCAATTACCGGGCTTTGGACCTGGCCTATAAGGTTAAGGAAATGGGAGTTACCACAATAATTTATACCGACATTGCCCGGGACGGGAGTTTAACCGGGCCCAATTTTAATGAAACTTTAAAGCTTGCCATTGATACCGGTTTAAAGGTAATAGCCTCGGGTGGTATTTCTGGTTTAGAGGATTTAAGACGCTGGCGGGAACTCGGGGAAAACAAAATCTACGGGGTTATTGCCGGAAAAGCAATATTAGAAGGTAAAATTGATTTAAAAGAAGGGATTAGGATACTGGAAGGGGAGTCTTAATGTTAACGGTGCGGATAATTCCCTGCCTGGATGTGAATAAAGGGCGGGTGGTAAAAGGGGTAAATTTCTTAAACCTTGTGGATGCCGGAGACCCGGTTGAGCTTGCCGCTTTTTACGACCGGGAAGGTGCCGATGAGGTGGTATTTTTGGATATTACTGCTTCCTTTGAGGGGCGACAAACCATGGTGGAAGTGGCCAAGCGGACGGCTACAACCCTTTCCATCCCCTTTACCATTGGCGGAGGTATAAGAAATATTGATGATATCCGAGCCCTTTTGGCTTCCGGGGCGGATAAAGTATCGATTAATTCGGCGGCGGTAAAAAATCCCGAACTTGTCCGGGAAGCGGCTTTAAAGTTTGGCAGCCAGTGTATTGTGGTGGCTATCGATGCCAAAAGAAAAAAAGATGGTGGCTTTGAAGTTTATATCCACGGTGGGCGTACTCCCACCGGAATAGATGCGGTAGAATGGGCTAAGGAAGTGGAGAGACTCGGGGCCGGAGAAATCTTACTTACCAGTATGGATAGAGATGGAACGAAAGATGGCTATGACCTCGAACTTACCCGGGAAATTGCCGATGCGGTGAAAATTCCGGTAATTGCCTCGGGGGGTGTGGGAGAGCTTTCCCATTTTTACGAAGGAGTGGTTTTGGGGCACGCTTCGGCTCTTTTGGCAGCTTCGGTGTTTCACTTTGGTAAATTTACCATTAAAGAAGTAAAGAGGTACTTAAAAGAGCGGGGGATACCGGTCCGATTGGGGGATACCGAAAATGGAACTTAAGTTTGACGAAAAAGGCTTGATTCCGGCGGTGGTACAGGATATTGATACCAGAGAAGTTTTAATGGTAGCTTACATGAATGAAGAAAGCGTAAAAAAATCCCTGGAGACCGGTCAAACCTGGTTTTACAGCCGCTCCCGTAACGCTTTATGGCATAAAGGGGAGACGTCCGGCAATACCCAGGAAATTGTGGAGATCCGGTATGATTGTGATGCCGACTGCTTATTAATAAAAGTAAGGCAAAAGGGGGTAGCGTGTCATACCGGAAATTACAGCTG is a window encoding:
- the hisH gene encoding imidazole glycerol phosphate synthase subunit HisH, with product MTVVVDYEMGNLLSVTKALEELGYKPSVTSDPRKILEEDLVVLPGVGAFRDAVRNLKEKGLFLALKERASLNRPILGICLGMQLFFTKSYEDGEYEGLDLIPGEVVRFQKAPKIPHMGWNNLVPVDTTHELFKNLPDYYVYFVHSYYAQTDSRYVLAYTEYGEKFPAAVRRGSIIGFQFHPEKSGPVGRQILKNLREML
- the hisF gene encoding imidazole glycerol phosphate synthase subunit HisF, which codes for MLTVRIIPCLDVNKGRVVKGVNFLNLVDAGDPVELAAFYDREGADEVVFLDITASFEGRQTMVEVAKRTATTLSIPFTIGGGIRNIDDIRALLASGADKVSINSAAVKNPELVREAALKFGSQCIVVAIDAKRKKDGGFEVYIHGGRTPTGIDAVEWAKEVERLGAGEILLTSMDRDGTKDGYDLELTREIADAVKIPVIASGGVGELSHFYEGVVLGHASALLAASVFHFGKFTIKEVKRYLKERGIPVRLGDTENGT
- the hisA gene encoding 1-(5-phosphoribosyl)-5-[(5-phosphoribosylamino)methylideneamino]imidazole-4-carboxamide isomerase, with the protein product MILIPAIDLMGKKVVRLTQGEKERKTEYPISPVELALKYQEAGARLIHVVDLDRAFTGESENFEVIAEIIKNVSIPVQVGGGIRDIESFRELIDLGVSRVIVGTIAVTNPELLEEMLTLDRDKVAVGIDAKNGWVAIKGWVESSNYRALDLAYKVKEMGVTTIIYTDIARDGSLTGPNFNETLKLAIDTGLKVIASGGISGLEDLRRWRELGENKIYGVIAGKAILEGKIDLKEGIRILEGES